Proteins encoded by one window of Chondromyces crocatus:
- a CDS encoding DUF4398 domain-containing protein, with protein sequence MKSVSVLTLLIPLAAGCASLPAPTEQLASSEAAVRGAREVGAASVPQASLELRLAEEGIAKAKAAMAEDDNEKAERLLRRAQADAELALSMARETKARNEAAQVMGQVSQLRGQMK encoded by the coding sequence ATGAAATCAGTTTCTGTACTCACCCTGCTCATTCCACTCGCGGCCGGATGCGCGAGCCTCCCGGCACCCACGGAACAGCTGGCTTCTTCCGAAGCTGCCGTCCGGGGTGCGCGTGAGGTCGGGGCAGCCAGCGTGCCTCAGGCTTCGCTGGAGCTTCGTCTCGCCGAGGAAGGCATCGCCAAGGCAAAGGCCGCCATGGCCGAAGACGACAACGAGAAGGCCGAGCGCTTGCTGCGGCGTGCCCAGGCAGACGCGGAGCTGGCGCTGTCGATGGCGCGCGAAACCAAGGCCCGTAACGAGGCTGCGCAGGTGATGGGGCAGGTGTCCCAGCTTCGCGGCCAGATGAAATAG